The Chloroflexota bacterium genome includes the window CCGAAAAGGCGCGCAAGGAAATGAAAAAGATACCGCTCGCCGGCACGACGATTCCGCATCCGATCAATACCAAGTTCGGCGCGGCGGAAGTGATGCTCAAGCCGGCAACGCCCGGCACGGGCGTGATCGCGGCAGGCGGCGTGCGCGCGGTGCTCGAATGCGCGGGCGTGCGCGACGTGCTGACCAAATCGCTCGGCAGCGCCAACCGCTTGAACGTGGTGTACGCGACGATGCAGGCGTTGAACGAACTGACCGATGTCGAAGCGGAAGCCAAGCGGCGCAACAAGCCGGTGGATCAATTCCTGCCGCCGTGGAGAAAGGCGCAATATGCCAAGCCAGCGTAAATTGAAAATCACGTGGGTCAAGAGCGCAATCGGATACAAGAAGAATCAAAAAGCGACGATTACCGCGCTGGGATTGCGCAAACTGGGTCAGGTGATCGAGCGTGAAGATAATCCGCAGATTCGCGGAATGGTTTTCACCGTGCGGCATCTGGTCAAGTGCGAATCAACGGATGAATA containing:
- the rpmD gene encoding 50S ribosomal protein L30; this translates as MPSQRKLKITWVKSAIGYKKNQKATITALGLRKLGQVIEREDNPQIRGMVFTVRHLVKCESTDE
- the rpsE gene encoding 30S ribosomal protein S5, which gives rise to MPQQQRSGGKGPGGNRPGGRGPGGNRPRRDEHQDEGPSFDERVVHISRVSKVVKGGRHFGFRVVVVVGDNNGSVGVGIGKAREVPEAIRKGTEKARKEMKKIPLAGTTIPHPINTKFGAAEVMLKPATPGTGVIAAGGVRAVLECAGVRDVLTKSLGSANRLNVVYATMQALNELTDVEAEAKRRNKPVDQFLPPWRKAQYAKPA